AGGCGCCGCCTGAAGGATTTGCTGTCCGAGCACTCCCGGGTGCGGGTGGTGGCCGATGTGTCATCGGTGCAGGAGGCCTTGCGGGCGGTGGAGGAGAACCAGCCGGATGTGGTCATTGTGGACATTGATCTGCCCGACGGCACGGGGATGGACCTGTTGCGGCATGTGCGTCATCACCGGCTGCGGGTCACCACCATTGTGCTGACCAACTACGACACGCCGGAATTCCGGTTGTGCTGCAAGGCGCTGGGGGCCAGTTATTATCTGATCAAATCCGAGGAGTTTGACCGGGTGCCGCAGGTGCTCAGCGCGTTGCCAATGGCCTCGTTATAAGGGGGCCATCCGCCGGCGGATTACTTTTTGCCCTGCTGGCGTACTTTTTCCTTCTTTTCCTCCAGCTCGGCCAGGAGGGCCTTGCGTTCGCCGGCCAGTTGTTTTTCCAGGGCGTCCATGGCTTCCCAGTCTCCACGTTCGCGGGCCTGGGCAAGCTTGCCCTGAATGAAAATCTCGCGATCGGCAATTTTGGCTTTGTATTCGGCGTCCAGCTCCGCGAGGCGGGCTTTTTGCTCGGGGGTGAGAGGGGTCAGGGGAGCGGTTTTATTGAGCCGCTCCATGGCCAGTTCGTAGGCGGTTTTCATGATTTTTTCTTCCAGGGCATGTCCGGGACTTTGACGTTCATTTTAACGGGGGGCGGGGGAGGCGCCTGGGCCATTTTAAGTTCGGGGTCATCCGCGGGAGCGGCACCGGGTGCGGGAGGCGGGGCCATGTTGCCCCGCCAGGAGGCGATCCGGGCCTGCAGCCCATGGTGCTCCGCTTTCTGTTTGTCACCGGCACGCATGTAAAAAAGGCTCAAATTGGTGTGCACCAGTTGCTCCTGGGGGCGCATTTGCTCGGCTTTGTGGCCTTCTTCGATGGCCTTGGCATAATCGCCTTTGCGGCAGTAGGCCATGCCCAGGGAGAGCTGGGCGTCAAAATGGTTGGGGTCTTCCGCCAGGATGGCTTTCAGCTTGGCGATGCACGAGTCAAAGTCGCCCATGCTGAAATCAAACATGGCGTCGTCGTATTGTTCCTGCAGGTTGGCCATGGGATGAGTGGACTAGCGCGCCATTTTTTTGCGGGCGTCCTCCAGAATGCGGCGCTCCTCGGCGGTGAGGCTGTGGATCCCCTGGGCCGAGATTTTGTCGAGAATGGGATCAATCTCCTCGCTGCGGGGGAAATCTGAAGCGGCGCGGCCCGGGGTGGCCGGGCTTGGGTGCCTGCGCCGGGGCAGCCAGTCCCGTGGGTTGGGGAGGCGATTCCACAGGCCGCCATACTCCTGGTGGAAGCCGATTTTGACCAGCCCCATGCCGGTCAACAGGCCGCCGAGGTGGGCGGCATGGGCGACTCCCGGGTCTGTGGGGACGACGGTAAAGAAGAGCGCAATGGCCAGAGAGCCATAAAGGAGATAGGAGGCCTGGAGGGGAATGAGAAAGAACAACAAGATGGTGGCTCGTGGCTCCAGGAGGCAGAACACCGCCAGCAGGGCGCATACTCCGGCCGAGGAGCCATAGACCTCGCCGGCCGGCTGCAGGAGGCGGTCGTAATGGCTGCCGGCAAACCAGTCGGGCCAGAAAAACCCCAGCACGGTCTGGAGGATGCCGCCCATGATGCCGCCGGCAAAAAAGATGGCCAGAAATTTCTTCCAGCCCAGGTAGGATTCCACCACCCGGCCAAAGAAGTAAATGCCGAGCAGATTGAACAGCAGGTGGAACAGACCGACATGAAGGAACATATAGGTGACCGGCTGCCACAAGTACCCTTGCCGGATGCCATCGGGGCTGAGCGCCAGATAAAAGTAATAGTCGGGCTTGCGAATGTAGGCTGCGTTGATGTGCTGAAGGGCAAAGCAGACCACCATGGCCAGCATGAGCAGGGTGCTGGCGCGCCAGATCCGGAAGCCCGCACCTTCCGGTTCACGCATATAGGCTCGATCACTCAGCATGATATCTTGAAGTTACGCAAAAAAGGGCGAAATTCAACGCGCATTTTTGCCCTCCCCTAGAATGTTACACCCAGGGTGGTGCGCAGTTGAAGGTCGTTGCGAGAAACCCCTGCGGCAGGTGTGCGATCGTAAATGTCCAGCACGCTGAGGTTGAGGCTGAGGCGCTTGTAGAAAAAGTAGCGCAGGCTCAATTCGGCCCGGACGCGGAAGTCATCCAAGGGGGAAAAACGCGGGTAAAAGTCCACCGACTCCTCCAGGCGCAACTGCT
The nucleotide sequence above comes from Verrucomicrobiia bacterium. Encoded proteins:
- a CDS encoding response regulator transcription factor; amino-acid sequence: MREPDADLRVVLLEDSAPIRRRLKDLLSEHSRVRVVADVSSVQEALRAVEENQPDVVIVDIDLPDGTGMDLLRHVRHHRLRVTTIVLTNYDTPEFRLCCKALGASYYLIKSEEFDRVPQVLSALPMASL
- a CDS encoding tetratricopeptide repeat protein, whose protein sequence is MANLQEQYDDAMFDFSMGDFDSCIAKLKAILAEDPNHFDAQLSLGMAYCRKGDYAKAIEEGHKAEQMRPQEQLVHTNLSLFYMRAGDKQKAEHHGLQARIASWRGNMAPPPAPGAAPADDPELKMAQAPPPPPVKMNVKVPDMPWKKKS
- a CDS encoding rhomboid family intramembrane serine protease; the encoded protein is MLSDRAYMREPEGAGFRIWRASTLLMLAMVVCFALQHINAAYIRKPDYYFYLALSPDGIRQGYLWQPVTYMFLHVGLFHLLFNLLGIYFFGRVVESYLGWKKFLAIFFAGGIMGGILQTVLGFFWPDWFAGSHYDRLLQPAGEVYGSSAGVCALLAVFCLLEPRATILLFFLIPLQASYLLYGSLAIALFFTVVPTDPGVAHAAHLGGLLTGMGLVKIGFHQEYGGLWNRLPNPRDWLPRRRHPSPATPGRAASDFPRSEEIDPILDKISAQGIHSLTAEERRILEDARKKMAR